In Geminicoccaceae bacterium, a single window of DNA contains:
- a CDS encoding sulfite exporter TauE/SafE family protein — protein sequence MFGEVIGDGTAWLLILASAGTSLFTAAFGIGGGILLLALMGLFLPATALIPIHGIVQIGSNAGRVAIMVRNVQVWVLAPFVAGSILGAALGGSIAVQLPPAWMKIGLGCFILFSVWRPTATTLRNHSLVVGGAFSSFLTMFFGTTGPFVSTLIKSLKLERLAHIATHSACMTAQHTVKVMAFGILGFAYVPWLPFIAVMILSGFIGTLIGRRLLMAMTDTHFHTILKWILTALALMLVREGWSLL from the coding sequence ATGTTCGGTGAAGTAATCGGTGACGGGACGGCGTGGCTGCTCATCCTCGCAAGCGCCGGCACATCGCTCTTCACGGCTGCGTTCGGCATCGGCGGCGGGATCCTGCTGCTAGCCCTCATGGGCCTGTTCCTTCCCGCCACGGCCCTCATCCCCATTCACGGGATCGTCCAGATCGGCTCGAACGCCGGCCGTGTGGCGATCATGGTGCGCAACGTGCAGGTGTGGGTCCTGGCACCCTTCGTCGCAGGCAGCATTCTCGGGGCCGCGCTCGGCGGCTCGATTGCCGTGCAACTGCCACCTGCGTGGATGAAGATTGGCCTGGGATGCTTCATCCTGTTTTCCGTCTGGCGCCCGACGGCCACAACTCTGCGGAACCATTCGCTGGTCGTCGGTGGTGCCTTTTCCAGCTTCCTGACCATGTTCTTCGGCACCACCGGCCCGTTCGTGTCCACCCTCATCAAGTCCCTGAAACTCGAACGACTGGCCCATATCGCCACCCACAGCGCATGCATGACTGCCCAGCATACCGTCAAGGTCATGGCCTTCGGCATCCTCGGCTTCGCCTATGTGCCCTGGCTGCCGTTCATCGCCGTCATGATCCTCAGCGGCTTCATCGGCACGCTGATTGGCCGCCGCCTGCTCATGGCGATGACCGACACCCACTTCCACACCATCCTCAAGTGGATCCTGACCGCTCTCGCCCTGATGCTGGTACGCGAAGGTTGGTCGCTCCTGTAG